The window AAAAGGCACATCAGAACCAAGCAGTATGCAAATTTGATCGCCTGGCTGTACCCGAGATCTCGCTAAGCCATAATATCCCTGACAAGACTTGAAGAAACGCCAACCGGCCTTTTTTATGTAGTTTTGATCAGGTATTTGTCCCAGAATTAAGCTGTATTCAGAAAGCATCTCTTTCTTGTTGGAATCTTTTTGCTCCCCAGTTTCTGTGTTGGCGTTTGCCGTAGCTGGTTCGGACTCTGTTGTATAATCTGCCATTGCTAAAAGCTGCATCTTCTCCGGCGTGTGGATTCCCCTGCACAGCGTTGACCAGAAGGCTGTTATTTTAGTCTCGCCAAGAATCGTACCATGGGTATACTCCTGTCCGTTGGGTGCAGTAGTATTCTCCTGCAGGTTCACTCCAGCGTGAGACGCCCAGTTTGATATACATTCCTCCCATGATGGATAAGAGTCAGCCGTTTCTCCTAGAGCCGTATCAAGAGAATCGACAACAATCCCAATACACTCTAAAACTCGATGTGGTCGACCACCTGTGTCTGGAAGGAAGCTGGGCTCACAGGCAAATTCCTTGCTAGCCTTTGGCGCTCGCGGATCACCGCTCAAACGGAATCGTAGACTGAGAGTTGGCTGATTAAACTCCCAATCAGGGGCCCAACAAGGCAGTGTCGAACCTGGCGGCTTTTCATCCGCAAACGACAGCATGTCCAAACTCTGATGACTAGAAATATGTGCCGCTGCAGCTCCAATATATGCATCAGCCGCCGTGGTGTCGTTGCCATAATCTGCAAGGAGCTTGTATCTGGGCGATGTTATGCCCAAGAATGCGTAAACTTTGTCTCGTGGATCTGACACCTTGCAAGTCCTAGCATGGAGCATAATGGTTTCCAAGTCAAAGCCGCCGCTTTCTTGCCATTTTCCAAAGTCGTCCAAGAAGAATTCTTGAGCATTAAGATCAAGCTTATGTAGCCAAGCCAACTTATTGACAAATGGCAATAAAGGGCTGAGATCGTCTGTGTCAAGAGCAGGGTCTTCTTTAAGCCCAAGgtcctctccatccatgTTGAAATACTTGCGTAATAGTATCTGAAACATTTTCACAAGACGCAAGGCGTTTCTGAAATCATCTTGACCTAATTCTTGCTTGTTGGTATGAAAACTCACCCCTGTACTCAGAAGAACCTCCTGGCATATCCAGCCGCGCGACCAGTACTGATCTTCCATCAGTGCTTGTAGCGCAGTCCACGATGTGCCCTCGGCATCCAGTCGAGGCAGCACGCTTTTCGCAACAAATTCGGCAGTCTCCAGGTATGCTGCTCCTTTATTGACGTTGTCCCATCCTTGCCCAGCGGCCTGCTCAAGTCTTTGGTGAAGGAAGCTTAGAGCGCTAAACTCCTCAATGCCCGCGCTGGTTAACGGTGATGTTCCGAGCCAGGCCAGGGTGGAAACTGCCGACTGAT is drawn from Trichoderma asperellum chromosome 4, complete sequence and contains these coding sequences:
- a CDS encoding uncharacterized protein (EggNog:ENOG41), which translates into the protein MASKTLSNTSSDTPAATTSNAYKHFYSPENAAFYNGNHYKQLDPAKKEIRLLQIDRTRQPTSSLSFKLHQPISLDDSSNHLFIAISYRAGDPSQTVPIFIDGVQFNAFKPLTEALSRASQRLDADDEAEDFASRVCLWADQVCINQSDNAEKAHQVQLMKEIYQSAVSTLAWLGTSPLTSAGIEEFSALSFLHQRLEQAAGQGWDNVNKGAAYLETAEFVAKSVLPRLDAEGTSWTALQALMEDQYWSRGWICQEVLLSTGVSFHTNKQELGQDDFRNALRLVKMFQILLRKYFNMDGEDLGLKEDPALDTDDLSPLLPFVNKLAWLHKLDLNAQEFFLDDFGKWQESGGFDLETIMLHARTCKVSDPRDKVYAFLGITSPRYKLLADYGNDTTAADAYIGAAAAHISSHQSLDMLSFADEKPPGSTLPCWAPDWEFNQPTLSLRFRLSGDPRAPKASKEFACEPSFLPDTGGRPHRVLECIGIVVDSLDTALGETADSYPSWEECISNWASHAGVNLQENTTAPNGQEYTHGTILGETKITAFWSTLCRGIHTPEKMQLLAMADYTTESEPATANANTETGEQKDSNKKEMLSEYSLILGQIPDQNYIKKAGWRFFKSCQGYYGLARSRVQPGDQICILLGSDVPFIIRPSGEEYSLMGEAYVHGLMHGEVFEKSQVIEAQKIRLC